From Nomascus leucogenys isolate Asia chromosome 15, Asia_NLE_v1, whole genome shotgun sequence, a single genomic window includes:
- the LIPT2 gene encoding putative lipoyltransferase 2, mitochondrial isoform X2, which yields MRQPTVRLVRLGRVPYAELLGLQDQWLRRLQAEPGTEAPSGTEAGALLLCEPAGPVYTAGLRGGLTPEETARLRALGAEVRVTGRGGLATFHGPGQLLCHPVLDLRRLGLRLRMHVASLEACAVRLCELQGLQDARARPPPYTGVWLEDRKICAIGERRGAGRYQRAGESAVEGTSHPTAWLSTALPTSRGLSTSCPVDWLGQASLP from the exons ATGCGGCAACCCACTGTTCGGCTGGTGCGCCTGGGTCGGGTGCCGTACGCCGAACTACTGGGGCTGCAGGACCAGTGGCTGCGGCGGCTGCAGGCCGAGCCAGGCACTGAGGCCCCGTCGGGGACTGAGGCGGGCGCGCTCCTGCTCTGCGAGCCCGCGGGACCCGTGTACACGGCCGGGCTGCGCGGCGGCCTGACGCCCGAGGAAACTGCGCGGCTACGGGCCTTGGGTGCCGAGGTGCGCGTCACAGGCCGCGGTGGCCTGGCCACCTTTCACGGCCCGGGCCAGCTGCTTTGCCACCCAGTGCTCGACCTACGGCGTCTCGGCCTGCGTTTGCGCATGCACGTAGCGTCGCTGGAGGCGTGCGCCGTGCGCCTGTGCGAGCTCCAGGGCCTGCAGGACGCCCGCGCGCGGCCCCCGCCGTACACGGGCGTCTGGCTGGAAGATCGCAAGATCTGCGCGATCGGTGAGCGCCGCGGCGCAGGGCGGTATCAGAGAGCCGGG GAGTCCGCTGTGGAAGGCACATCACATCCCACGGCCTGGCTCTCAACTGCTCTACCGACCTCACGTGGTTTGAGCACATCGTGCCCTGTGGACTGGTTGGGACAGGCGTCACTTCCTTGA
- the LIPT2 gene encoding putative lipoyltransferase 2, mitochondrial isoform X1, which yields MRQPTVRLVRLGRVPYAELLGLQDQWLRRLQAEPGTEAPSGTEAGALLLCEPAGPVYTAGLRGGLTPEETARLRALGAEVRVTGRGGLATFHGPGQLLCHPVLDLRRLGLRLRMHVASLEACAVRLCELQGLQDARARPPPYTGVWLEDRKICAIGVRCGRHITSHGLALNCSTDLTWFEHIVPCGLVGTGVTSLSKELQRHVTVDEVMPPFLVAFKEIYKCTLISEDSPN from the exons ATGCGGCAACCCACTGTTCGGCTGGTGCGCCTGGGTCGGGTGCCGTACGCCGAACTACTGGGGCTGCAGGACCAGTGGCTGCGGCGGCTGCAGGCCGAGCCAGGCACTGAGGCCCCGTCGGGGACTGAGGCGGGCGCGCTCCTGCTCTGCGAGCCCGCGGGACCCGTGTACACGGCCGGGCTGCGCGGCGGCCTGACGCCCGAGGAAACTGCGCGGCTACGGGCCTTGGGTGCCGAGGTGCGCGTCACAGGCCGCGGTGGCCTGGCCACCTTTCACGGCCCGGGCCAGCTGCTTTGCCACCCAGTGCTCGACCTACGGCGTCTCGGCCTGCGTTTGCGCATGCACGTAGCGTCGCTGGAGGCGTGCGCCGTGCGCCTGTGCGAGCTCCAGGGCCTGCAGGACGCCCGCGCGCGGCCCCCGCCGTACACGGGCGTCTGGCTGGAAGATCGCAAGATCTGCGCGATCG GAGTCCGCTGTGGAAGGCACATCACATCCCACGGCCTGGCTCTCAACTGCTCTACCGACCTCACGTGGTTTGAGCACATCGTGCCCTGTGGACTGGTTGGGACAGGCGTCACTTCCTTGAGTAAGGAGCTCCAGAGGCACGTCACCGTGGATGAAGTAATGCCACCTTTCCTTGTGGCCTTTAAGGAGA